One Helianthus annuus cultivar XRQ/B chromosome 12, HanXRQr2.0-SUNRISE, whole genome shotgun sequence genomic region harbors:
- the LOC110895533 gene encoding uncharacterized protein LOC110895533: protein MSFTITKSILIVTAIFSFFQAPVSASSPHVINFRSPNLYPESLAYDPTAQHFIVGSLNHPTLLAISDAGVVNTLVNDQSLPDTSSFLGVTVDIFHHRLLAVVYNRSDPSNGALAAYDSRAPHTRLFLTTLHDPASSPTAAGANDVTVDFSGNAFVTNSASNLIWKVDRDGKASVLSKSKVFNKTAAVPDMLHSSCGLNGIAYCTKGYLLVAQSNTGNLYKVDDEEGTARKIRLNRELTAPDGIALRRDGVLLVVSQHKLYFIKSDDSWSEGVVYDETALDSESFATSVTVGAEDRVYVLYGHLKEGILGNSQRDEFSILEVRSEDESAGEAVWVYVLIGFGLIYFLIWRFQMRQLFTNMNKKIA from the coding sequence ATGTCTTTCACCATAACAAAGTCAATACTGATTGTAACCGCCATTTTCAGCTTCTTTCAAGCTCCAGTTTCCGCAAGCTCGCCCCACGTTATCAACTTCCGATCACCCAACCTTTACCCCGAGTCACTCGCATACGACCCAACGGCCCAACATTTCATAGTCGGCTCCCTCAACCACCCAACCCTCCTAGCGATATCCGATGCCGGTGTGGTCAACACTCTAGTCAATGATCAATCCCTCCCTGACACCTCATCCTTCCTCGGTGTCACCGTAGACATTTTCCACCACCGTTTGCTTGCAGTCGTCTACAACCGTTCAGACCCTTCCAATGGTGCGCTTGCCGCCTATGACTCGCGTGCGCCGCACACTCGCCTCTTTCTCACCACCCTCCACGACCCTGCATCATCCCCGACAGCCGCAGGGGCCAATGACGTCACTGTCGATTTCTCGGGCAACGCTTTTGTGACGAACTCCGCCAGTAACTTGATCTGGAAGGTTGATCGTGACGGTAAAGCTTCGGTTTTGTCTAAATCGAAAGTATTTAACAAAACAGCCGCAGTCCCCGACATGCTCCACAGCTCATGCGGGCTTAACGGTATTGCGTATTGTACCAAAGGGTACCTTCTTGTCGCACAATCTAACACCGGTAACTTGTATAAAGTCGACGACGAAGAGGGTACCGCTAGAAAGATTAGATTAAACCGGGAATTAACCGCTCCTGACGGGATTGCGCTTAGAAGGGACGGTGTTCTATTAGTGGTGTCGCAACATAAGCTTTATTTCATCAAGAGCGATGATAGTTGGAGCGAAGGTGTGGTTTATGACGAAACTGCCCTTGACTCTGAGAGTTTCGCGACGTCAGTGACTGTAGGAGCGGAGGACAGGGTCTATGTGCTGTATGGTCATCTGAAAGAGGGTATTTTGGGAAATTCGCAAAGGGATGAGTTTAGTATATTGGAAGTAAGATCAGAAGATGAGAGTGCAGGTGAGGCGGTTTGGGTGTATGTGTTGATCGGGTTTGGTTTGATCTATTTCTTGATCTGGAGATTTCAAATGCGTCAACTTTttacgaacatgaacaagaaaattGCGTAA